The Natrinema pellirubrum DSM 15624 region GTTGGCTCCGCTTCTCACGACCGGGCGGTCGTATTTCGTTCTCGGCAGCTACGGTCGACCGGAGATCCACCGCCTGCAACTCGTCAAAGACCGGCTCAACCGACGGACGGACAGCTATGCGTTCCTGATGGTCGACATCCGTAACGAGTGGACGAACACCTACCTCAAGTTCCGTCTCATCGCCGACTACGCCGATTACATCGTCGGCGTGTCCGAACACGATAGCGGCGGGTTTCTCGTCGAACAGGGCTACTTCACCGCGCTCGAGCAGTACTTCGAGAAGACCTACATCCTCAAACGGACGTACGACGACCTGACACCGGCGGATATCGAGACGGAGGCCGACCCCGAAAACCCCTACAGCGGGATGCAAACGGCGATCTTCGAGATGCTCGCGGACGAGGATCGCCTCTGCGTCTGGGAGACGGAGGACGATTTGCGCGAGTGTACATCGGAGCTACCGTGACGAGGGGTCCTGCGAACGGCTGCAAACGGCGGCGAGTCGGACGGCACCAGGCGCCGAACGCGAACCGATAAGACGATACCCCCGGCTTCCCCACTCCCGTCAACGCGGATGACACGAACGCTTCTCGTCGCCGGGACCGCGAGCCACGTCGGCAAGTCGACGGTTGCGGCCGGGCTCTGTCGCCTGCTCGCTGACCGCGGGGTCGACGTCGCCCCCTTCAAGGGCCAGAACATGAGCAACAACGCTCGCGTGGTCGTCCGACCCGAGACCGCGGCGTCCGACGGACTCGAGGACGGGGACGCCGACACCGACCGCTGGGGCGAGATCGGCGTCTCCCAGTTCGTCCAGGCTCGAGCCGCCCGAACGACCCCGACTACCGACTGCAACCCGGTCCTGCTCAAACCCCGTGGCGACGGCGAGAGCCAGTTGGTGCTGCAGGGGGAGGCCCACGACCACGTGCCGGCCGGCACCTACTACGAGGAGTACTGGACTCGCGCGCGCGAGGCCGCCGCGGAGTCATACCGCAGCCTGGCGGCCGATAACGACGTGATCATCGCCGAGGGCGCGGGCAGCATCGGCGAGATCAACCTCCACGACCGCGATCTCGCGAACGTCGAAACGGCCGACTTCGCCGACGCCGAGATCCTCCTGCTGGTCGATATCGAGCGCGGCGGGGCCTTCGCCAGTCTCTACGGGACGATCGAACTCGTGCCCGACGACCTCCGGGACCGGATCGTCGGCGCGGTCATCACCAAGTTCCGCGGGGACCCGTCCTTGCTCAAGTCCGGCATCGAGGAGATCGAATCCCGAACCGGCGTCCCGATTCTGGGCGTACTCCCCTACGACGACCCCGGGCTCCCCGAGGAAGACAGCGTCGGCCTCCCCGGCAGCGAGGAACGCGGCGTCGTCGGCGATGACGACGGGGTACCGGCCGACCGGCGGCTCCGGATCGCCGTCCCGCGGCTCCCCCGGATCTCGAACGCGACCGACCTCGAGGCACTGGCGGCGGTACCCGGCGTCTCAGTCGTCTATCTCCCAGTCGACGAGCGCGGCGGTGATGGGCGGCCGGACGGGACCGATCCGCTCGCGGGCGTCGACGCCGACGCAGTCGTCCTTCCGGGGACGAAGAACACGGTCGACGACCTGCTGGCGCTGCGGGCCGCCGGCTACGCCGACGCGCTCGCGGCCTTCAACGGCCCGATCGTCGGCCTCTGTGGCGGCTATCAGCTGCTGGGCGAGCGCATCACCAACGCCGCCCTCGAGGGAACCGGCGCGGACGACATCGTCGAGGGACTGGGCCTGTTGCCGGTCGAAACCCACTTCGAGGGGGAGAAACGCCTCGAGCAGACCGCGGTGCCCGTCGACGGGTCGGCGTCGGCGCTGCTGGCCGGCGCGGACGGCCCCGCGACGGGATACGAGATCCACGCGGGACGGACGGAGGTGGTCGGCGACGTGACGCGGCCGCTCGGGGACTCGAGCGCGGCCCGCGGGCGCGTGCTGGGGACCTACCTGCACGGCCTGTTCGACAACGAGTCGGTCCGGGCAGCGTTTCTCGATCACGTCGCCGAGACGGCCGGCGTTGATCGGTCGATTGCCAACGACGCGGATGCTCCGTCGGACCACGAGGGGGCCGGCGCGACGCCGTACGACCGGGCGGCGCGGCTCGTCGCCGAGAACGTCGATCTGGCGGCACTGGGCGAGCCGTTCGCCGAGTGAGAATCAGGCCGACTCGTCGCGGTAGGTGCCGAGCAGTTCCTCGAGGATGATACACTCCTGGTCGGTCTCGTCGTAGTGGGTGTCGATGAAGCGTTCCGCGGCCTCGTAGTTGCCCCGGAGTCCGTGTTTGCGGACGTTGATCACGGCATCGAGGAAGAAGGTCCCGCCGTCGGCCCCGAGCGCTTCGGCGTGGTCGCGGTCGCTGATATCGAGTTCGCCCTTGATCTCGTCGAAGTTGAACGTCTTGACGTCGTGGTCGTCGTTGATCAGGGTTAGGACGTATTCCGCGGAGAAGCGATAGAACTCGGATTTGCTCTCGAACATACCGTCGTCGACGAGCGCGTCGATTTCCTCGACTACGTCGTCGGGGTACCTGACGGTATCCTTCGCCATGGGGGAACACTCGTCCCCGCTGATTAATCACTGTTTCGACTATCTGTTTGGGGATCTACTATTTCGGTCGCAAGTGAAGGCGACCCTCGAGCCACGGGATCGGTTCCCGTCTGCGGATCGAAGCTCGAAAATCCCGGCGTTCTCCTCAGTT contains the following coding sequences:
- a CDS encoding cobyric acid synthase, which gives rise to MTRTLLVAGTASHVGKSTVAAGLCRLLADRGVDVAPFKGQNMSNNARVVVRPETAASDGLEDGDADTDRWGEIGVSQFVQARAARTTPTTDCNPVLLKPRGDGESQLVLQGEAHDHVPAGTYYEEYWTRAREAAAESYRSLAADNDVIIAEGAGSIGEINLHDRDLANVETADFADAEILLLVDIERGGAFASLYGTIELVPDDLRDRIVGAVITKFRGDPSLLKSGIEEIESRTGVPILGVLPYDDPGLPEEDSVGLPGSEERGVVGDDDGVPADRRLRIAVPRLPRISNATDLEALAAVPGVSVVYLPVDERGGDGRPDGTDPLAGVDADAVVLPGTKNTVDDLLALRAAGYADALAAFNGPIVGLCGGYQLLGERITNAALEGTGADDIVEGLGLLPVETHFEGEKRLEQTAVPVDGSASALLAGADGPATGYEIHAGRTEVVGDVTRPLGDSSAARGRVLGTYLHGLFDNESVRAAFLDHVAETAGVDRSIANDADAPSDHEGAGATPYDRAARLVAENVDLAALGEPFAE
- a CDS encoding ribbon-helix-helix domain-containing protein — translated: MAKDTVRYPDDVVEEIDALVDDGMFESKSEFYRFSAEYVLTLINDDHDVKTFNFDEIKGELDISDRDHAEALGADGGTFFLDAVINVRKHGLRGNYEAAERFIDTHYDETDQECIILEELLGTYRDESA